The following nucleotide sequence is from Devosia salina.
CGGCTTTGAGATCGACCAGATACGGACCCTGCTCGATTTGCAGGATCGGCCCGATCAGTCATGCGCGGATGCCGACACCATAGCTAAGGCGCGCCTGGTAGAGGTGAAAGCCAAGATCGCGAGCTTGACGGCCTTGCAGGCCGAACTCGAGCGAATGGTCGATGGCTGCAGCCATGGTCGAGTGGAGACGTGCAAGGTCATCGACATTCTTGCCGACCACGGCAAGTGCAGGCACCACAGTGACGCAGGCAAGTGACGTATCTCGCTGCTCGCGCAGTGTTCCTGATAGGACCGTACGACGATGAGCGAAGGGTCCGGACTTCCCCTCTACCATCATTACCTGCCCTCGTTTTATCAGGCTCGCTGGGCAAATGAGGCCGGCAAGCTGCGTCGGTTCAGCAAGCCTCGTCCAGATAAGCTGGTCGTGAAGTGGGTTTCACCTCATGTTTCGGGGGGCGAGGATTTGCTCTATTCTGATCCCGTCGCGGAACCGAAGGCTGCCCAGACGTTGGAGCAGAAGTTCATGTCGCCTTTGGACTCCCTGGCGGCCGATGCTCTTACGGCACTCGAGCAGGATGATCCACGCATTGGACGGGATGGAAAGTTGCGCAGCGCGTGGTCTCGCTTCCTCATGTCGCTCATGATGCGCATGCCGGACCATCTCGACACGCTTGAGGCTGGTCTGGCCGAGGAGTGGGCGCGCCAGCTGCCCGAGTTAGAAGCAGCCTATGCAGAGAAGAAGGGGCTCGGCGATCCTTCCACGTTCGCCCAATACATGGACAGCCTGCCGCCGGAAGAAATGCGGAGCTGGATGATCAGCATCCTGCCGACCTTGGTGGACCACGCCTGGATTGGCGAGCTCATCAACAATATGCGGTGGTTCATACGTCGGATTGATGGTAGCGCGGAATTCCTGACCAGCGATCGGCCCATCATCACCTGGCACGAATTCGCCGCCGCGGACTCTTATCTCCTCTTGCCCATAGGTCCGCAGGCCGCCTTCTGCGCGGTGAACAATGTTGAGACGCAACGCAGGATCGAGGCTGTCGACCCTGAGCAATGGGTGACCGGCCTGAATAAGGTGGTTGCCGGGGCTGCGGTCGAGTTCGTGTTTGCCCGCGACGATGGCATGAAGGAGTTCGTTGCGGAACATTTCGGTACGAGGCCGCGTACTACGCTGTTCGAGCGTCTGGTGCAGTTTCGACGCAGGAAGAACCAGCAATCCGGATTGTCGGCAGGAGCGTAGAATGTACTCGCTGGCGTGGCACGCAAGCTGAAGCCCGCGGGCTCAAAATCCTGGAGGCAGTGGGTCCTCGATGAGTTCATTGGGCACGCGGCCAGATGGATTCCCCTGAACGGAAGTCGCTGCTTTGCGACCGGCAGATTTCTGTCGATGTACCCTTGATCGATGATTTCGGTGGTTCCGGGCACGACGGGGAAGTCCGCGACATCGATGTCCAGAAGCGGTCGTTCTCACGTGTCCCCTCTACGCGTAATCAAGTTGCCCCTTGGGTATTCCCATGCCCCGCTGCGGAGCCGCTTAGCCCGTCTTCGGCGTCGAAGCCTTAAGTTGCAATACTCGTCGGCCCAAGTCGCGCAAGAGTTCTGTGCGCCGATAGGGTGTCTGCTTCTTCCATCCCCTGATCTCAGCGACGGTCACGCCACAGCCTTTGCACCAACCGGTCTGGCGATCGAATTCACAGATCCGGATACAAGGATCGTCTTTTCGCACGACAGGTCTCCAAACATGGATCAAAGAATCTGTGGACTTAGATAGGGTACCCCCCTATCTTATCAAGAGGAGAACGCCATGTCCCATACCATCACAGAGAAAGCCAAGCTTCTGGCGCGGGTCCGCAGGCTCAAAGGACAGATGGAGGCCATAGAGAGGTCGCTTGAGGCCGAGGCGGGCTGTGCGGAGGTCCTGCAGTTGGTCGCGTCGGTTCGGGGAGCCATCAATGGGCTCACTGTCGAGCTGATCGAGGACCATATCGTCCATCACGTCGTGGACCCAAACCGTGACGCCGACGGAGAGCGGGCTAAAGGCGCCGCTGACCTGATCGAGATCGTTCGGACCTATTTCAAGTAATTTACGAAGGCACTCTTCATGTCTATGCAGTCTTTCCCGGCACCACACGACCACGTGTTCCTTGGTAACGATCATGATCGAAACGAGCGTCGCACCTGGCTGGTCATCGGCTTGACCGCCACGATGATGGTTGCAGAGATCGTAGCGGGCACAGCTTACGGGTCGATGGCCCTTGTTGCCGATGGCTGGCACATGTCGACCCATGCTGGCGCCATGCTCATTGCGGCCCTGTCTTATATGTTCGCCCGCAAGAATGCCCACAACCGCCGGTTCAGCTTCGGCACTGGTAAACTCGGTGATCTGGCCGGATTTGCCAGTGCCATCGTCCTGGCGCTTATCGCCCTCCTCATCGGCTATGAAAGCTTCCTTCGGTTCCAGAACCCCGTGGCGATCAATTTCCAGCAGGCGATCGTTGTTGCTGTCATCGGGCTTGTCGTGAACCTGGTCTGCGCGTGGCTACTGCGCGATGATCACAGCCACCATGGCCATAGCCATGGGCACCATCATCACGACCATCATGGCCACGACCACCACGGGGATGCCGAGGAGAGCAAGGTCGGCGGCACTCGGGATCTTAACCTGCGAGCGGCCTATTTGCATGTTCTTGCCGACGCGTTGACATCGGTGCTGGCGATTGCGGCGCTGTTGCTGGGCAGCATCTACGGCTGGCTGTGGCTGGACCCTACCATGGGTGTCGTCGGTGGCCTCGTCATCGCGCGTTGGTCGTGGGGACTGATCAAGGAAGCCGGCGGCAACCTGCTCGACTACATTCCCGCTGGTGAAGACTTGCCGGAGGAAATCTGCGAGGCCATCGAGGTCGGCGGCGACAAGGTCATCGATCTCCACATCTGGCGCCTCGGTCCCGGGCATTTCGGTGCTATCGTGACGCTTGAGGTCGGCAATGTTCAGTCTCCGGAAGTCTACCATGCCAAGCTCGCTCATATTCATGATCTCTCTCACCTGACGGTGGAGGCGCATGCCCGGGCCGCTTAAGCCGCAGGAGGTGGAAAAACTTGGCGGGCAGATTGCGGTGCTTGCGTTCGCTATGTCGCAACCCGCGTGGGCTGGGCCGCAACTGTTGCTGTTTCCTGCGATGAGTTCGATCTAGTCGACGCGAGATGCGTGGCGTGCAGAATATTACAGCGTCGACTTCTCGCCATTCGCAGTGGACTGGCGCGCTCCTGCGACCTAAGCAAGACCATAGTGCATGGACGCCCGCGCAATATCGACCTTTCCTTCGCGCCCCGTGGCGGCGGTCTCAAACCCTTCGCCATCTCGGCCACCGGGTCACAAGTCTTCGTCTCGGGAAGCGGACAACCTGGTGCCCTGTGCCGGACCCGTAGAACAGTTAGCAGCTTCTTAACGGCGATATTGCATCCTATTGGGATGTCGTTCCAAAGGACAATATCGCTGGCTTTGCTGATGCTCGCTCTGACGAGCGCGATGCTCGCTGCGCCTATGTCGGCGAATGCCGCACATCTGTCGGCCACAGGCACAATGATTGAAGCCTTGGATGGCCATGGACATTCGCATGGCGGCGAGGTTACCGATGCACATGATGCTATCGACCATGCCCATGACGTCCCCCACGACCTTCCAGGGTGGACACTGACGATTCCGCAACTCCCGCAGTCGTACCTGATCAGCCTGCTCGACAGCCTGCCTGACCAAACGCCTTCAGGCCTGGACCGACCGCCAAGACAGTCACCGTGATCCGACGCGCCTGACGGCGCCGTTTTAATGCATCACGGTTTATCATCATGTCCCTGCACTCCCTGCGGGCCGTCCGACCGTCATTTCCGGTCGCGGCCATCGCCTTGCTGGCCTTGCTCGCCCTGACGGGCGGCGCCAGCGCCCATGGCGTCGATACCAGCGACGCCGGCTATATCGCCGAAATCACCGGCTGGAACCTGTTGCCCTATGTTTATCTGGGCGCCAAGCACATGATCACCGGCTACGATCACATCCTGTTCCTGCTCGGGGTCATATTCTTCCTCTACCGGATGGAGCATATCGGCACCTATGTGTCGCTGTTCGCCATCGGCCATTCGACCACCATGGTACTGGGCGTCTACTTCAACTGGGCCATCAGTTCCTACTTCATCGACGCCATCATCGGCCTGTCGGTCGCTTACAAGGCGCTCGACAATATCGGCGCCTTCCAGCGCTGGCTTGGCTTCCAACCAAACACCAAGGCAGCGACCCTGATCTTCGGCCTGTTTCATGGGCTGGGGCTCGCGACCAAGGTACTCGAATACAACATGGCCGAAGACGGCCTGTTGCCCAACCTGATCGCCTTCAATGTCGGCGTCGAGATCGGCCAGCTTCTCGCCCTGGCCACCATTCTAATCGCCATGGGTTTCTGGCGCCGCACGCGGTCGTTCTGGAAGTATGCCTATTCCGCCAATGTCGCCATGATGTGCGCCGGCTTCGTACTCTTCGGGTACCAGCTTGTCGGCCTCATTGTCGTGCCCTGAGGATTTCCAACATGTACAACACCTCTTTCCCGACCCAGGCCGAATTGCCCAGCACTGCCAGGCTGATCCGGTCCACCATCATTGCCGGCGTCTCGGCCCTCGCCATTCTCGTCACCGTGGTTCTCCCCTCCGAATACGGCGTCGATCTCACCGGCTTCGGTCGCCTCACCGGCCTCACCACCATGGGCGAGATCAAAATGCAGCTGGCCGAGGAGGCCGCTGCCGCCGAGCAGTTGAGTGCCCAGGTTGCCACCGGCACCGCGCCCATCCAGTCATCTCCGCCGGTGGCTTCAGCCGAGATCTCAGCCCTCACCGAACGCATCAGCGCCATCGAGGCTGTGCTGGCACCTGCCAGCGTGCCAGAAACCAACCCCACCATTCCAACAACGCCAGTGTCGGCCGCGCCGGCGCCCGTTGCTGCCGAGGAGCCGGCGCAAGCATCTGCATCCGCTTGGCGGGACGAGATCAGCTTCACCCTCACGCCGATGGAAGGCACCGAATACAAGCTGGTCATGGATGCCGGTGCCGTAGCCAATTTCGAGGTCGAGGTTCAAGGTGGCGTCATCAATTTCGACGCCCATGGCGAAGGCGGCGGCCAATCCGTCACCTATGAACAGGTGCGCGGTATTTCCAGCGAAAGCGGTCAGTTGCAGCCGCCCTTCGCCGGCACCCATGGCTGGTTCTTCCGCAATCGCGGCGACATGGATGTGACAGTCACCCTACGCACCGGCGGCCAATACAGTGAGCTGCGGAAACTCATCTGATCACTCAAGGGGCGGCGAGTACCGCCCCTTGACTCATCCCCCTGGGGGGATACTTTGTAGACATGTCCGATCATGTCCATTCCACCCATCCCGATATCGTGAAGCGGCTCAAGCGTGCCGGCGGCCATCTCAACTCGGTCATCGCCATGATTGAGGCTGGCAAGCCATGCCTCGAGCTCGCGCATCAATTGCACGCGGTCGAAAAGGCCATCACCCAAGCCAAGAAGACCCTGATCCACGATCACCTCGACCATTGCCTCGAGGACGCCGTCGGCAGTCTATCCGCCGATGACCGTGCCACGATCGACCAGTTCCGCGACATTGCCCGGTATCTCTGATGCTCTCCGTTCTCGCCAACCGCACCTATCGTCACCTTTTCATGGCGCAGGTTATCGCCCTTGTTGGAACGGGTCTTGCGACCGTCGCCTTGGGCCTGCTCGCCTTCAGCCTCGCCGGCGATAACGCCGGTGCGGTCCTGGGTACGGCCCTTGCCATCAAGATGGTCGCCTATGTCGCCGTGGCGCCCATTGCATCTGCCTTTGCAGAACGAGTACCTCGTCGGGCCATGCTGGTTAGTCTCGACGTGGTGCGTGCGGGGGTCGCTCTGCTCCTGCCTTTCGTTACGGAAATCTGGCAGGTCTATGTGCTGATCTTCGTGCTGCAATCTGCCTCGGCTGCCTTCACGCCGACCTTCCAGGCCACTATTCCTGATGTCCTGCCTGACGAGAAGGACTATACGCGGGCCTTGTCGCTTTCGCGCCTGGCCTATGACCTCGAAAGCGTGGCCAGCCCCCTACTCGCCGCAGCGCTCCTGACGGTCATATCCTTCAACAGCCTCTTTGCCGGAACGGTCATCGGCTTCGTCGCCTCCGCCCTCTTGGTGGTCTCCGTGGTCTTGCCCAGTCCCAAGCCCCCCGCACCGCGCGGCATCTACGATCGTACCACGCGGGGCATGCGGATCTATCTTGGAACCCCCCGGCTGCGAGGCCTGCTAGCGCTCACTCTCGCCGTTTCTGCGGCCGGTGCGATGGTCATCGTGAACACAGTAGTTTTGGTGCAATCGCGCTTTGGCCTTGATCAGCAGGCGACCGCCATCGCCTTGGCTGCTTTCGGCTTAGGCTCAATGGTGGCCGCGCTCGCTTTGCCCAGGTTACTCGACCGCCACGCCGACCGGCCAGTCATGCTGATCGGCGCCAGCATGCTAGGTGCATGCATGCTGATTGGCAGTCTACTGCCAGGTTATTTGTTCTTGCTGGTCCTCTGGTTCATCACCGGCATTGGCTATTCGATCACTCAGACGCCATCGGGCCGCCTAATCAGGCGTTCCTCCAATCCTGAGGATCGCCCCAGCCTCTTCGCCGCTCAATTCGCCCTATCTCATGCGACTTGGCTGATTACGTATCCGCTTGCAGGCTGGCTTGGTGCCACTGCAGGAATGCCGACGGCCTTTTTCGTCATGGCGGCGATGGCCGGGCTTGGGTCGGTTGCCGCGCTGCGTCTGTGGCCTGCCGTGGACCCCGTCGAACTGGAGCATGAGCATCACAACCTCGCCGCTGATCACCAGCATCTTCAAGGTGCGCAGCATATTGGCGATGGCCATATCCATAAGCATGCTTTTGTCATCGACGATCAACACGTGATGTGGCCGGCCAAATAGGCGGAGCTGCCCTCCAAAGGGAGGAATGAATGCACAGTACGCCTTCTTCGCCGCGCTCACGTCTTGGGCAGGAGGTTTTTGCTGCTTCAGCGCGAGGGCTGGCGTCCAGGTATCTTGTAAGGGTCGACTCGCTGCCTGTCGCTCTCCACTACCACCTCGAGCGAGGGCCATGTCCAATCCCACGATTGACCCGTAATTGACCCCCGGGTGCCCTACGGGGGCAACTTCGGGCAACGTGCAGTTTGAGAAGAGAACGATATGACAATGGAAACAATGGATGCGGGGCTTCGGCGGGCGGTGCTCATTGTAGCTTTGCTCAACCTCGCCTATTTTGGCGTGGAGTTTGCGGTCGCCTTGTCCATCGGCTCGGTCTCTCTCTTTGCCGACAGCGTCGATTTCCTCGAGGACACCTCAGTTAATCTGCTGATCTTCTTTGCTCTGGCGTGGACCGCCACCACGCGCGCCAGGGTCGGTATGCTGCTTGCAGGCATCCTTCTCTTGCCCGCCATCGCGTTGCTCTGGTCCCTCTGGGGCAAGTTCACCAACCCTGTTCCGCCGGAGCCCATTACGCTATCGCTTACCGGTCTTGGCGCACTGGCGGTGAACCTCAGTTGCGCTTTTCTCCTGGCTCGCTTTCGACATCAGAGCGGTAGCCTAACTCGTGCGGCCTTCCTGTCAGCCCGCAACGACGCCATCGCCAATATCGCCATCGTAGTTGCCGGGCTGGTCACGGCGCTGGTCTGGCGCTCAGTGTGGCCCGATGTGGTCGTGGGACTGGCTATCGCAGCCATGAACATCGACGCCGCACGCGAAGTTTGGGAAGCAGCCCACGAGGAGCACCATGCCGCGAAGGCGTGAGGTCGTCATCTCCGCCATTATGCACCGTCGCATCCTCTATCGTCTTTCAGCTCAAAAGGTTTGAGCGGCGTATCGCACTACGCCTTCACCATTTTCTTTGTTCGCACGTTCATTGTAGTTATCCCTTATACGCCACAAGGATTGTACCAAGCCCGATCATCAAGATTCCAATCCAGTTAGGAGTTGAAAGCTTTTCACCCAAGAACAGCACTGCAAACAAGGCGACCAGAACAACGCTGAGCTTGTCGATGGGGGCAACCTGGGAAGCACTACCGACTTTAAGAGCCCTGAAATAGCAGATCCACGACAATCCGGTCGCTAGGCCTGACAGAACTAGAAACACCCACGTTCGTCCAGGTACAGTATCGGGTGCCTGCCAATGGCCGGTTGCAAAAAGGATGCCGGCCGCGGTTATCAGGATTACGACGGTTCGGATGAAGGTCGCGTAATCAGAATTTACGTTCTCAATCCCGACTTTTGCCAGAATCGCCGTAAGTGCAGCGAACACTGCGGAGAGCAGTGCCCAGAACTGCCAAGAAGACAAAGGTATTGCCATTGATGTGGTCCAGTCGGATAAAGTGCGGTTCACCGCGGTTGGCCCGGTTAAGTACGGAGCCTGCCGCAATCCTATAGGCTCTGCCAAACTGCTATTCGGCTCCGTCGGCGAAACAATTATGCGTGGTCTTCGTACTGCAAGCGCATCGCGGTCCGTTTGCCTAGATTAAATCTCTATTTCGTCGACGGTCGTATAACTTCTCGATCAGCCCACTTGGCTCGGACGGCGCTGAAGATCAAAAGGCACAGCAGCGCCCAAGCGGACCCGATCGACCAGCCCGCGACCACGTCGGTTGGAAAGTGGACCCCGAGATATATCCTGCTCAGTCCGACCAGGACGCTCAAAAAGGCGGCGGCCGAATAGAAGAACGTGGTGAGTTTCCGCGACGCGGAAATCTCCGCCAGAATGGCACCGAGCGTCAGATAGACGACCGCCGAGATGGTGGCATGGCCGCTCGGAAAACTGGCCGTGAAGACCTTAGCGACGCCCGTGAGCTCCGGTCTTGGACGGTCGAAGAGCGCCTTCAACAAGGTGCTGACGGTGGTTCCACCAAGAACGGACGCGGTCAGGAAAAGAGCGGTGCCGCGCTTCCCGATCAACGCTAGGAATGCGACGACGCCAACGACCAGAATGGTCAGGACAGAAAAGCTGCCTAGCGCTGTCACGTCGCGCGCGGCTTCCGGCACCCAGGACGGACCGACCGGCGTAGCGGGGTCCCCGGGCACGCGCAGCGCCAGCAGCACAGAATTATCGAAAGCGAGCGTCTCACCTTCGGAGACCTCATCGGCCACCATGCCGAACGCTCCCAGGAGCGCTGCGAGGATGCCAAGGGGAACGTAGTTCTTGAGTTTCATGCCTTCGATCCATGCGTGGCCGGAAAGTTTATCGTGACCGCCAATCCGGGATTGGCGCTCGACAGGGTAACCGACGCGCCGTGTAGATCTGCTATGGCCTTGACCATGCTCAACCCAAGTCCCGTGCCCTCCGTGCTGCGGCTCTTCTCAAGACGATAGAGCCGTCGAAACACCTTTTCGCTTTCGTCTTTGGGAATGCCAGGCCCATCGTCGACGATTCGCGCACTCACCGTGCCGTTCCGGCGATGGACATACATTTCGATCGCCGTTCCGCCCTTGGCGTGGCGGATGGCGTTTTCGATCAGGTTGGCGAATAGCTGTGTCAGGAGATCCTTGTCACCCCTGACAAACGCGACGTCTTGTCCCTCCGCTGAAAGCGAAAGAGACTGGCCGTTCTCGACCGCCACGTCCTCGTAGGCCTCGGCCAAGGTCGACAGAACCGAGGTGAGGGAGACCTCGGTGAACCTTTCGCGTCGGGCACCGGATTCGAGCTGCGCAATGCGCAGCAGCGCCTCGAATGTGGCATTGATCCGGCCGGCCTCGTTCTGGGCTTGGACCAATTCGGCAGAATTGCCTTCACCACTCTCTGCCATGTCGAGGGCACTTTCAATTATGATGGACAGGCGGTTCAACGGAGTTTTCAGGTCGTGCGCGATGTCTACGCTCACCTGCCGCATGCCCTCCACGAGGGCGCTCAGTCGCTCCAGGGCCGAATTGACCTGCCCGGACAGGACGTCGATGTCGTCACCGGATCCCCGGAGCGGTATGCGTGCCGTCAGTTCGCCTTGGCCGACGCGATCCATCGTGCCTCCGATGGCGTCCATCCGCTTTTTCACCGCGCCAGCCAGGAGAAGGCCGGCGGCCACCGCGATCGCGGTGGCGATGACACCGGCCCAAGCGAAGCTGGACAAAGCCAGCCCGCCTAGTTCGTCCGTCTCTTCGTAGCTCCAGGCTACCACCATGGTGTTGCCGGCGATCTCGCCCTTCAGCGCGCGATAGCGCACATCACCTTCGAGTCCGAACGCGGCGCCTGTGAGTGTCGACAAGCCAGGCTCTGTCCGCGCTACGGGTACGTTTCCGGCGAGCACCTGACCCGTCGCATCGGCCAGATAGAAGATCCGTTCATGATCATTCGTTGATGCCGAGTACGTCCGTAAGGTGCCCACAAGGTCCTCGAGATCGCCTTCCCCATATGAGCTGGCGATCATGTCAAAGCTCTCTGACAAAGTCAGATCGAGCCGGTCATGCAGATCGGTAGAGATGATCTGGTAGGCCAGAAAGCCCGCGATCAGAAACGTCGCGAAGAACAACCCACTGAAGATCAGCGCGAGCCGGAAGGCCGTGCTTCGAAGGGTTTCAGAGCGGAGCATGGATGCTGTAGCCGGTGCTTCGAACCGTATGAAGGAGCGGCACCTCGAAAGGTTTGTCTATTTTGGACCTGAGCCTGCTGATGTGGGTCTCGACCACGCTGGTCTTCGGGTCGAAGTGAAAATCCCAGACGCGCTCGAGCAGCATCGTGCGTGTGACGACGCGGCCTTCGTTCCGCATCAGTACCTCCAGAAGCGTGAACTCCCGTGGCTGCAGCTCGATCTTTTGCCCGGCACGCCTGACCGTCCGGCGCGCCAGGTCGAGTTCAAGGTCGGCCACCCTCAGCAACGTCTTTTCAGCCTGCACTGCGGGACGTCGTCCCAAGGCGTTCACCCGAGCCAACAGCTCCGAAAACGCGAATGGCTTGACGAGGTAGTCGTC
It contains:
- a CDS encoding MerR family transcriptional regulator, which encodes MSHGIAIGKVSEATGVKIPTIRYYEQIGLLPAPPRTEGNRRTYDRKDAERLTFIRHSRELGFEIDQIRTLLDLQDRPDQSCADADTIAKARLVEVKAKIASLTALQAELERMVDGCSHGRVETCKVIDILADHGKCRHHSDAGK
- a CDS encoding DUF4238 domain-containing protein; this encodes MSEGSGLPLYHHYLPSFYQARWANEAGKLRRFSKPRPDKLVVKWVSPHVSGGEDLLYSDPVAEPKAAQTLEQKFMSPLDSLAADALTALEQDDPRIGRDGKLRSAWSRFLMSLMMRMPDHLDTLEAGLAEEWARQLPELEAAYAEKKGLGDPSTFAQYMDSLPPEEMRSWMISILPTLVDHAWIGELINNMRWFIRRIDGSAEFLTSDRPIITWHEFAAADSYLLLPIGPQAAFCAVNNVETQRRIEAVDPEQWVTGLNKVVAGAAVEFVFARDDGMKEFVAEHFGTRPRTTLFERLVQFRRRKNQQSGLSAGA
- a CDS encoding DUF1289 domain-containing protein translates to MRKDDPCIRICEFDRQTGWCKGCGVTVAEIRGWKKQTPYRRTELLRDLGRRVLQLKASTPKTG
- a CDS encoding metal/formaldehyde-sensitive transcriptional repressor, encoding MSHTITEKAKLLARVRRLKGQMEAIERSLEAEAGCAEVLQLVASVRGAINGLTVELIEDHIVHHVVDPNRDADGERAKGAADLIEIVRTYFK
- the dmeF gene encoding CDF family Co(II)/Ni(II) efflux transporter DmeF codes for the protein MSMQSFPAPHDHVFLGNDHDRNERRTWLVIGLTATMMVAEIVAGTAYGSMALVADGWHMSTHAGAMLIAALSYMFARKNAHNRRFSFGTGKLGDLAGFASAIVLALIALLIGYESFLRFQNPVAINFQQAIVVAVIGLVVNLVCAWLLRDDHSHHGHSHGHHHHDHHGHDHHGDAEESKVGGTRDLNLRAAYLHVLADALTSVLAIAALLLGSIYGWLWLDPTMGVVGGLVIARWSWGLIKEAGGNLLDYIPAGEDLPEEICEAIEVGGDKVIDLHIWRLGPGHFGAIVTLEVGNVQSPEVYHAKLAHIHDLSHLTVEAHARAA
- a CDS encoding HupE/UreJ family protein, with the protein product MSLHSLRAVRPSFPVAAIALLALLALTGGASAHGVDTSDAGYIAEITGWNLLPYVYLGAKHMITGYDHILFLLGVIFFLYRMEHIGTYVSLFAIGHSTTMVLGVYFNWAISSYFIDAIIGLSVAYKALDNIGAFQRWLGFQPNTKAATLIFGLFHGLGLATKVLEYNMAEDGLLPNLIAFNVGVEIGQLLALATILIAMGFWRRTRSFWKYAYSANVAMMCAGFVLFGYQLVGLIVVP
- a CDS encoding metal-sensing transcriptional repressor codes for the protein MSDHVHSTHPDIVKRLKRAGGHLNSVIAMIEAGKPCLELAHQLHAVEKAITQAKKTLIHDHLDHCLEDAVGSLSADDRATIDQFRDIARYL
- a CDS encoding MFS transporter; translated protein: MLSVLANRTYRHLFMAQVIALVGTGLATVALGLLAFSLAGDNAGAVLGTALAIKMVAYVAVAPIASAFAERVPRRAMLVSLDVVRAGVALLLPFVTEIWQVYVLIFVLQSASAAFTPTFQATIPDVLPDEKDYTRALSLSRLAYDLESVASPLLAAALLTVISFNSLFAGTVIGFVASALLVVSVVLPSPKPPAPRGIYDRTTRGMRIYLGTPRLRGLLALTLAVSAAGAMVIVNTVVLVQSRFGLDQQATAIALAAFGLGSMVAALALPRLLDRHADRPVMLIGASMLGACMLIGSLLPGYLFLLVLWFITGIGYSITQTPSGRLIRRSSNPEDRPSLFAAQFALSHATWLITYPLAGWLGATAGMPTAFFVMAAMAGLGSVAALRLWPAVDPVELEHEHHNLAADHQHLQGAQHIGDGHIHKHAFVIDDQHVMWPAK
- a CDS encoding cation transporter; this translates as MDAGLRRAVLIVALLNLAYFGVEFAVALSIGSVSLFADSVDFLEDTSVNLLIFFALAWTATTRARVGMLLAGILLLPAIALLWSLWGKFTNPVPPEPITLSLTGLGALAVNLSCAFLLARFRHQSGSLTRAAFLSARNDAIANIAIVVAGLVTALVWRSVWPDVVVGLAIAAMNIDAAREVWEAAHEEHHAAKA
- a CDS encoding EamA family transporter gives rise to the protein MAIPLSSWQFWALLSAVFAALTAILAKVGIENVNSDYATFIRTVVILITAAGILFATGHWQAPDTVPGRTWVFLVLSGLATGLSWICYFRALKVGSASQVAPIDKLSVVLVALFAVLFLGEKLSTPNWIGILMIGLGTILVAYKG
- a CDS encoding phosphatase PAP2 family protein, which codes for MKLKNYVPLGILAALLGAFGMVADEVSEGETLAFDNSVLLALRVPGDPATPVGPSWVPEAARDVTALGSFSVLTILVVGVVAFLALIGKRGTALFLTASVLGGTTVSTLLKALFDRPRPELTGVAKVFTASFPSGHATISAVVYLTLGAILAEISASRKLTTFFYSAAAFLSVLVGLSRIYLGVHFPTDVVAGWSIGSAWALLCLLIFSAVRAKWADREVIRPSTK
- a CDS encoding HAMP domain-containing sensor histidine kinase, translated to MLRSETLRSTAFRLALIFSGLFFATFLIAGFLAYQIISTDLHDRLDLTLSESFDMIASSYGEGDLEDLVGTLRTYSASTNDHERIFYLADATGQVLAGNVPVARTEPGLSTLTGAAFGLEGDVRYRALKGEIAGNTMVVAWSYEETDELGGLALSSFAWAGVIATAIAVAAGLLLAGAVKKRMDAIGGTMDRVGQGELTARIPLRGSGDDIDVLSGQVNSALERLSALVEGMRQVSVDIAHDLKTPLNRLSIIIESALDMAESGEGNSAELVQAQNEAGRINATFEALLRIAQLESGARRERFTEVSLTSVLSTLAEAYEDVAVENGQSLSLSAEGQDVAFVRGDKDLLTQLFANLIENAIRHAKGGTAIEMYVHRRNGTVSARIVDDGPGIPKDESEKVFRRLYRLEKSRSTEGTGLGLSMVKAIADLHGASVTLSSANPGLAVTINFPATHGSKA
- a CDS encoding winged helix-turn-helix domain-containing protein; protein product: MRILIIEDDRRTSEYVVKGLSEAGHLAEALADGRDALVHATHTPYDVLVVDRMLPGLDGLSLVRALRAAGVQTPAIFLTSIGGVNDRVDGLEAGGDDYLVKPFAFSELLARVNALGRRPAVQAEKTLLRVADLELDLARRTVRRAGQKIELQPREFTLLEVLMRNEGRVVTRTMLLERVWDFHFDPKTSVVETHISRLRSKIDKPFEVPLLHTVRSTGYSIHAPL